The sequence TGTACAATATtgtgaagaccctcagtcctctacacaatattgttcTTCTGATGCCATGCCcaatagcagtctctttctgctgtaaagcagagggttaCTGAACAgctggtgcaggtgatggggcaTTTCCTGTGACACAGAACACAACGACGTCTCCCTACTGTGCCCTTTTTGCCCCGAGGCACATTCATGTCTGCAGAGATGAATCTGGGCAGGTGAACACTACTAGTTGgagcagagaggacagaaggTGCTACAGTGGACTTGCTGTAGCTAGCAAGCTCCTGGATGAGCAGCTCTCtgaaggctagctgtgagatggggggctgtccacagctcttagccatttccttctggaggatgaaggcattcaccacagcaatgtcaatGAAATGATAGAAAAATGTCTTGTACCATTTCATTGTCTTGTGGAGAACATTGTAGTATCCTATAAGAGCGTCTGACAAGTCTACACCTCCCATGCTCTGGTTGTAGTCCTTGATGGCTGCAGGAATGGGGACATTTTTGGTGGTCCATGCCCCAGTAGCGTCCTTCACACGCCTGATGACGTGATCGCCACTGAAGGACTTGTGGATAGTGGAGCACATCGCCACCTCTCTGGTGTCCATCCACTTCACAAACAGCAGGCCATCTTCACGGACCCATCGCATGGTCCCCCGCTCAGCCCGCTTAGGCATGTCATTCACCTTTGTTTTCGGGAAGCCCACTCTGTTGGTCCGAATGGTGCCACAGGCCCACACATCCCGCTTCCTTAGGTCTGTgaacagggtagggcttgtgtagaagttatccacaaacagtttgtagcccttccctAGCAGCTGAAAATCTAATAACTGCATAACGGAGTCATAGCTAAGTCCCTTACCGGTCGCACAACTGCTCTTCCCTTCATAAACAAAAACATTGCACGTGTATGCACACGCAGAATCGGCCAAAACAAACAGTTTGTAACCCCATTTAGTTGGTTTGTTACGCATGTAGTGTTTTTGGCCAATTCTGGCCTTTGAAGCTACCGTCCTCTCATCGATGGAAATGTTCTGGGCAGGCTGAAAATAGGTTTTGCAAGCCTCAACGATGCTGGTGTAGAGAGGTTTTATTTTGCACAGCCTATCAAACCTTGCTGTGCCTCTCATCTTCTCATTGTCCTCATCAACTTTCGGGTCACTGATATGAAGCGCCTGTGAGATTGTCAGAAACCTTTTGCATGATATGACAGTGGATGGGAAAGGCAGTTGATAGAGGGGAGCAGTTTTCCAGTAGTCTTTCAGGGTTTTTAGCTTCACAAGACCCATGTACATGACCATTGACATGAAACAAAAAGATCTGACCTGGAAATGggcttccatccctccttcttgCCTGCCTGCTTCTTAGCTCCATACTTATTTGTGTTCGACACCAAGGAATCAACAACTGCCGAGGTGAAAAACAGATGAAAAAGTTGCATGGGGCTGTACTTAGAGGTCATGTCCAGCTGAGGTCCTGATGGCCTCTTCGGTCTGAATACTGGAGGTGTAGGCAACACATCCTCCTCCAGCACAGAGTGCCAacgaccctcctcctctctgattgCTCTTCCCCACCTCCACTTCTTTGTCACAGACTTCCCACCTGGCAGGGCGGGGGTAGGTGTGGAGCCGGAGACAGCAGGGGTCCGGCTAGATGATCCAGCTCCTGTCGGGGATGGGCACCTTGGCAGTGGGGGCTCCCAATCAGAATCGGAGGGACTGTGAAAtaaagacacagaaacacagattaTATTAGAGTAGGGAACGTAAATCACTCAGGTGAGGTTCTGTTCCGTTCCATGATCAAAAATGATCTCGACTCAATACTGCTTCACGCAAAGAAAATGTCTCCTTCTGGTGGAAATTCCAATGGCGAATGGCTGCGTTACGCTCAAATTTCATTCAAGAGTCTTCCTGGATAAAAACAATAGATAATTCCATTTACCTCAGCCCATTGGCTGTCTACCAAGCGAGGTTTCAAGTGGTGACTATTTCTGCCCACAGTCATTCAAAGAAGCACTGGTGATATCATTGGCGCGCAATGAGGTCATTGTTTGCCGTGTTCAAATCAGTACGCCCGTAACAAGAATAATCAAGTATGGTTGTGTTACTAACAAACAGAGGATTTCaatgaaaccaaccatgactaGATAAACGTCAACGCTGTGACTAATTGCATCGAATGTATCGTTGAAAGTTGAAGGATACGGAATTCATGACACAAGCCTTTTACAAAATGTGTCGTTTTatgctataaaaatggatttaatcGAACAAAACCATTtattgtataatataatataataataatataataataatatatgccatttagcagacgcttttatccaaagcgacttacagtcatacattctacgtatgggtggtcccgggattgaacccactaccctggcattacaagcgccatgctctaccaactgagctacagattgGACCTTTTGTATTGCCaaaagaagaagatcttcaaaggtaatttATTATTTTAGTGCTATTTCTGGCTTTTTGTGGCGCTagtgcttggttggaaaatgctaGTAATACTTGTGTGTGTGGCGCGCTGTCGTCAGATTATCGTAAAATTGCTTTCGCcgaaagcattttaaaaatctgacactgtggttggattaagaGGAAGTAAAGATTTTAGATGTTAGATACATGTATTTACAAGAACGTTTAATATTACGAATTGTGCATTTAGTATCTTTGCGCTATGCTATTTCACCAGATGTTAGCCTATGCGGGACGCTAACGTCCCACATAGCCTAAAGAGGTTAACctcttaacttcttcgatatagggggtgctcttttaatttttgatGAAAAACACACCCCAGAGCTCTTCCAGATCTACCAGCCACACAGACTGAGGCTACAGAAAATGCAcaaagagggtgaaggagagagaatgctCACAGAGCCAAAAGCGCACCCAGAAAGGGATGTGAAGCCACCAGTGGCTGAAAGACTATGTTACGTGGAGAAAACATACTGCTGGGGAACATACCCAGAAAAAAGAGACTGTACCTAAGTTAATGTTCATACTGTGTGATTGAATGCTTTCATACGGTTTCAGGATGGGAATTAGCATGTTAGAGAATAATACTGGTTTCCAAATTGCATTTCAGTTATGCTTCAGTGGTTATGCATGTTGAGTTCTTGTTCATGGGAGAGGGGAAGATGTAGTAGGATGTCCCTTGGGGGTATCCGTACCTATGTAGGACATGCGAGGGTTAggttaataaacaggctggagctAGAACCTCGTTGTCGCGCATCCTTATTTTAGATCATACTacagtttgacatgtttctacaaacttttaTTGTACTTCATGGAGActtgggagtgccaccagatgatgagaggtaagtgattcattttaaaatcgctatttctgacttttgtgacacctctccttggttggaaaatggctgtatggttttctgtggctaGGGGCTGACCTAACAACTGGTTggtgtgctttcaccgtaaagcctatttgaaacaGGACAAtatggctggatttacaacaagtttatctttaaaatggtgtataatccttgtatgtttgaggaattttaattatgggatttctgttgtttttaatctggcgccctgcaatttcactggctgttgtcgaggcGGGACGCACTTGTACCAGAgaggttaacaagaaatttgtggagtggttgaaaaacgagttttaaggactccaaactaagtgtatgtaaactttgactctgtgtgtgtgtgtgtgtatgtatatataaataaatatgcaaccatttaaacaactgcattagcATGAGAAGTAAAAACTTGTTTTACTTACTGATCTAAAAGTGGATCTTTTCCTTCCAAAAACATTTCTTCCGCGCTGGAATCAAAACTCTGGTCACTCACAGAGTCCTCATCCATTCCTTCTGTGTCACTCTCCTGGTCAATTTCTGCAATAATATCATCAAAATGATTATACTTGGACTGAGATTGAGCTTTTCCACTCTTAGTAACCATGTTTAACTTTTTCAGACTTCAGAAGTCTGTAGAAGAGAACGAACTGCTGTGAAATGTAAACTATCGTGCATCTGCTTTCCTTTCACCAGAGAATGAACTCTGTTGTGCACAGCTCTAGCATGATGGCTGTTTGTCCTACAAACGGTGTTCACATACTGCTGGAAatcccagctcattggctatctagctaggtTTCAAAACGATAGGTGGTCATTGGTCCAAGAACCTTCATGGGCTAATTCAGGTCTTGTATAGCCAATACGTAATGTAGAATTATGAAACATGTTTGGTTGCCTTCTAGAGTGTCTGAGGATTGCACAGAAACCGAACTTGACCGTGTTAAGCTATGTTTGATTGCTGACAAAATTTGATTTCATAAAATTGTTTTGTTGCAAGTTGAAAGAGTCGTAATTCATGCAGAATGCTGTTTACAACACGGATCGTGTTAGGATATACATGTCCTTTTGTCAGTTAAAATaacaaattgatcataaatacagtgcagacattgttaatgttataaattactattttagctggaaatggctgattatTTGTGGATTATCTatatagaggcccattattatctacatggaggcccattattatctacatagaggcccattattatctacatggaggcccattattatctacatagaggcccattattatctacatagaggcccattattatctacatggaggcccattattatctacatagaggcccattattatctacatagaggcccattattatctacatggaggcccattattatctacatggaggcccattatcagcaaccatcagtcctgtgttccaatggcacgttgtgttagctaatccaagtttatcattttaaaatccGAATCGAACCTTAGAAAacgcttttgcaattatgttagcacagctgaaaacggttgttctgattaaagaagcaataaaactggcctcctGTAGACTGAGTATCtgtagcatcagcatttgtggcttTGATTgtcgatgttattttaatggaccaaaaaaattattacctttcaaaaacaaggacatttctaagtgaccccaaactcttcaacggtagtgtatatatagaaaTACATGTTTAACATTTGCACCAATTGATTGGTGAAAAGAACAGGTGGCTAAGTCAAACAAGATTTTATTAGTCGGGGACAGCCCCACTGGTAAAAGATACTAGTCCATCTTCAcgtcaactaacagaactctgctggttgtcctggtaacagataccagtggGAAGATCTATTATATTTGTTCAAACTAAACTACAGCACTTACTTTGATGAGTCAAATCtgatcctttcttctcttctcctcctctcacagttccactcagccccgttgttttcctgcagtccaccagcagcacagacaacctcTTCATACCCAGCAGTAAGGTGCTACCGGAAGAGGTACGAAACGGGGACTccgggagggaggaagggctagtgttgtcctggtaaccataaagaggggacacagacgcatatcattatggatgctgatgtcacGGTTGaaaaagtgctttacagaaacccagacccagaccctgagagcaagctgtatgctagaccagaccaagctgtatgctagaccaaaccaagctgtatgctagaccagaccaagctgtatgctagaccagaccaagctgtatgctagaccagaccaagctgtaccatctggtgttctgatctggagagactcctCTCTACTTTgtcagcatcaggatgttgttgaggctccccagaggatccacaatagtcatgtctgtctcctgtgtgAACGAGAACATAAAAAATATGGTAAATTTATCAACTTCTATTGCAATCAGAGAGTCTAACAGGAGGAATGAATACATATCTAACAGGGGACTAAATTAGACACTATAATTATGTTTTTTTAATATTGTTTGTGattagtggtgtaaagtacttaagtaaaaatactttaaagtactatttaAGTAGCTTTCCGGggaatctgtactttactatttttgactaattgtacttttacttcactacatacATAAAGaacatgtactttttactccatacatttccctgacacccaaaagtactcattacatttcgaAGGCTtagcaggaaaatggtccaattcactcaCTAATCAAGAGGACATCCCTGGTAATCATTACTggctctgatctggtggactcacacGTTTCAACTGTAGATTGTCAGAgagttggagtgtgtccctggctatccgtcaataaaataaaaacaaacaagaaaatggcaccatctggtttgcttaatataaggaatttgaaattatttatatacttttgatacttcagtatattttaacttttactcaagtagtattttactgggtacttttcccaccactgtgaTGCAAATGTAAAAGGGTCGTTCCACAAAATGGGTGCATTTTGCGTCCacttgatattttaagtagaaatgcactgtatattatattTTTAAATCCGGCTATACTAGAATACGTGcactttaatatagaccacatagaGAATTCAATAAATCCATTTTTGAAGTTACAAAAATATATGTACCAATGGCAGATTGCCCCTTAATAAACAATTCCTATAGTACTGAACAACATATTCAAGTGTAGAACTTCAGTATAATGCCCCTTTAAAAACAACTGCATAGTTTGTGCCCGTTTttaagacagtactcactggtggTAATCGGATCTTCAGTCTCATTTTTCACTCCCAAAACGTCTTCCTCTTTTATTGAGATATCCTCCTCTTTCAATTTTACGGCATCTTTCTCCTTTTTGATTCTGAAAGCTTCTACCTCTTTTTCCACTTTCACAACCTCGTTCCCATATtcctctttcactgtaatatcatcCTCTTGTTTCAATGTGACAGCCTCCTTATTCATTCTTCAAGCCTCTTTGCCTCCTTTCACCAGTTTCTTTCTCCGTCTAGATTAGTGAGTTTATGCTCCGGGAGATTAGCCTAGTGCAGTATCAATGTAACACATTTGCCAATTTAACAAGCAAATTACGTTTAAATGAACCCGTAGATATGTAAACAGAATTATGTTGAAAACACTAAGAGTAATATACACAATAACGGTTTAAAGAGCTCCAATGTTTCGGTTTTAGGTTTGCTAGCAAAGCACAGCGTGGTTAAATCAGAAGCCTTTTGTCGCGGTTGAAGAAGCTTCCTgtcccgtccactagattatacgtcacgcaaGAAGCATCACCTGAAAAATTCatatcgccatctgctgactggagtgggtaacgcagacTGGAAAATATGAATTACAATGTTCAGTCTGGACAGCAATGTCATAAGAAGTCATTTAAAAATAACCAGATGTTATGTTCTTACTTCTTACAGCCAATACTTTCCTCCAGGATTGGCCTGCCTGTTAGGCAGGATTAGgtatgtatatagactcttttttttctactgtgttattgacttgttaattgtttagtccatgtgtaactctgtgttgtctgttcacactgctatgctttatcttggccaggtcgcagttttaaatgagaacttgttctcaactagcctacctggttaaataaaggtgaaaaaaataatttaaaaaaggtGACAGATAGAATAGGGTGGCATACTCTGAGCTAAATTGTCAAAGGCTCATCGCGAACAACACATAACACTTCCTATGGTGGCATATGGGCTATTTAGGCAAGTGTTGgtgtctcccatctccacagaggaactctatatctctgtcagagtgaccatcaggttcttggtaacctcccagaccaaggcccttctccctgattGCGCAGtctggccaggcggccagctctaggaagagctgTTTAAAAATAccgtggtggttccaaacttttccTTTTAAGAACGATGgtatgccactgtgttctctggaAACTTCTCCCAATGCggcatattttttgttgttgtctcccttccccatatctgtgccggcgctctacggacaattccttccacatCATGGCTTGTTACCCTAAACCTTTTTTTGCTCGGACTTGCGctgtaaactgtgggaccttatatagacaggtgtgtgcctttccaaatcatgtccaatcaattgaatttaccacaggtggactccaatcaagttgtagaaacatctcaaggatgatcaatggaaacaagatgcacctgagctcaatttcgattctcatagcaaagggtctgaatacttatgtaaataagttatttctgtttaaaAATACATATACATTTGTAATACTTtttaaaggcactgtatgtatgaaCATATATTTTCCTTTGTTTTCCACTAACCCTATCACCCCTTCCCTAATTGTAGGAAACTAATGAACAACAACTTTCAGGCTTCTATGTCCAGCTTATTCATAATATGTACATTTTACAGACAATGTGTtatacaatagttatatttagtttgtttttaatcctatccttcagttaccctaaacctctcccatctatctctgaagaccatccagtcctatccttcagttaccctaaacctctcccatctatctctgaagaccatcccagtcctatccttcagttaccctaaacctctcccatctatctctgaagaccacccagtcctatccttcagttaccctaaacctctcccatctatctctgaagaccagtCCTATCCCagtctcccatctatctctgaagaccatccttcagttaccctaaacctctcccatctatctctgaagaccatcccaGTCCTATCCTGAAGACCATCAgttatccttcagttaccctaaacctctcccatctatctctgaagaccatccagtcctatccttcagttaccctaaacctctcccatctatctctgaagaccatccagtcctatccttcagttaccctaaacctctcccatctatctctgaagaccatccagtcctatccttcagttaccctaaaatctatctctgaagaccatcagtcctatccttcagttaccctaaacctctcccatctatctctgaagaccatccagtcctatccttcagttaccctaaacctctcccatctatctctgaagaccatccagtcctatccttcagttaccctaaaacctctcccatctatctctgaagaccatccagtcctatccttcagttaccctaaacctctcccatctatctctgaagaccatccagtcctatccttcagttaccctaaacctctcccatctatctctgaagaccatccaccTATCCttcagtcctatccttcagttaccctaaacctctcccatctatctctgaagaccatccagtcctatccttcagttacagtcctaaacctaaacctcccatctatctctgaagaccatccagtcctatccttcagttaccctaaacctctcccatctatctctgaagaccatccagtcctatccttcagttaccctaaacctctcccatctatctctgaagaccatccagtcctatccatcttcagttaccctaaacctctcccatctatctctgaagaccatccagtcctatccttcagttaccctaaacctctcccatctatctctgaagaccatccagtccttctATCCTCCCATCAGTTATCCagtcctaaacctctcccatctatctctgaagaccatccagtcctatccttcagttaccctaaacctctcccatctatctctgaagaccatccagtcctatccttcagttactatcctaaacctctcccatctatctctgaagaccatccagtcctatccttcagttatccttcagttaccctaaacctctcccatctatctctgaagaccatccagtcctatccttcagttaccctaaacctctcccatctatctctgaagaccatccagtcctatccttcagttaccctaaacctctcccatctatctcctgaagaccatccagtcctatccttcagttaccctaaacctctcccatctatctctgaagaccatccagtcctatccttcagttacccagTTACCcataaacctctcccatctatctctgaagaccatccagtcctatccttcagttaccctaaacctctcccatctatctctgaagaccatccagtcctatccttctaaacctctcccattacccataaacctctcccatctatctctgaagaccatccagtcctatccttcatcttgaagaccatccagtcctaaacctaaacctctcccatctatctctgaagaccatccagtcctatccttcagttaccctaaacctctcccatctatctctgaagaccatccagtcctatccttcagttaccctaaacctctcccatctatctctgaagaccatccagtcctatccttcagttaccctaaacctctcccatctatctctgaagaccatccagtcctatccttcagttaccctaaacctctcccatctatctctgaagaccatccagtcctatccttcagttaccctaaacctctcccatctatctctgaagaccatccagtcctatccttcagttaccctaaacctctcccatctatctctgaagaccatccccATTTGTTACCCTAATTTCTATTTGCCTATCCTTATATTCCCATTAACTGTGATGTTTCACTGAAAAAGTTAATGACCATTTATATTCTCATAGTTTCTGCAGAtagtaaattaaaaataaacatgtttgctaaatgtattattatattattgatcaattgactatgacttttcaaatccccCAGTAGTGCtgtctgcagagttagctccaggtaaatgttgccaTTCCTTcacctgcgaccaaaaacaagctacatatggacagtaccaaaacaaatgatctaaaaTGATcaaatgattctgtctctttgtAGCTAAATCTGCAGAGGTTCataattttctttaaccaattttggtctttttttcacctttatttaccaAGGTATggaagttgagaacaagttctcatttacaattgcgacctgtccaagataaagcaaagcagttccacacatacaacaacacagagttacacatggagtaaaacaaacatacagtcaataatacagtagaagaataagtctatatacaatgtgagcaaatgaggtgagataagggaggtaaaggcaaaaaaggccatggtggcaaagtaaatacaatatagcaagtaaaccattggaatggtagatttgcagtggaataatgtgcaaagtagaaatagaaataatgggggttttattattattattattatttttatcaaTTAGTAACCAGAATGTTCTgtattttctggtggattaaactgaaattgcaaccaacgtCCTATGGCTACTCTTGTCTCATTTGTACAAAAATAGATTTGTGCTTTTGGTCGTGCAATATTTTCTTTATATATGTACACTGATCATGCCAAACATTTGGAGAGAAAAAGCGTCCTAATATGGACTAGGaacctcctccttttccttcaGAAGAGACTCAATTAGTCTCTTCTGAgggaatgtgttgtgttgtgcaatTGAAGTCCAGAAACAAAGGGCGAAGGTGATAAGAGGAGAGCACATAGATgcaagaaggaatacaacgtgtctgtaatgaaagtgaactgtgtttatgcATGATCAGGGGTGAATTCATTCAGCCGATTCTGTTGACaaacgtttcttaaacagaaCACAACCAGGATAAACATAcgtgaatttgtccaatagaaccTCTATTTCAGCTAGATGCAGGCGACAGTGTGCAAGGcgatattgaatgtgtcactgtttgTCACCTCAAAATTTTCTCTCGACCTGCGTGAACCTACATTCTAAACTTTCATTCATTTGttacctcatgatgggtataggggaaATGTTAGTATTATGTAGTATCGGTGTTacatgaatggaatatgaatgacagtcgtcCAATATGCTGTagtagaaataaggccatgctcatgaaaataCAAatggtcctccctcatcttaaacggcactgaccgccactgttTGGGTGGTGAACCACTCTTGGTACACATGGGAACTGTTGagctgaaaaacccagcagcgttgcagttcttgacacaaaccaagGCGCCTTGCACCTACTACAATACCCCGTTCAAAGTAACTTAAATATTTTGACTtccccatttaccctctgaatggcacacatgcacagtCCATGTCTCATGTCTCACGGCTTAAAATTCCGTATTTAACCTGACTCCCCCCCTTCacctacactgactgaagtggatttaacttgtggcatcaataagggatcgtagctttaGTCTGGATTCACCTAGTCTTTCTAAGTCATGGAAGGAGcagctgttcttaatgttttgtctacCCAGTGTAAAGCACTACAGATAATCaagtgctatttgcatgtgaTGCATTTGTTCTGTTGTTTACAGGACGATTTGTATCTTATAGAGCGTGGCTTTAAGGGAATAGTATGGTCACATCAAGATTAAACCTTATGTAAAAAATGTTTATTAACACACGACCTATTCATAGATGTATTTATTCATCATCCACATATTCATATTAAGATCTACGTCTGTGTACAGGACAGTATTATTTGTAAGAGAAAATATATCAGCTTATTGTTAAATTATTATGACATTCTTTCCAATACAAGAGTGTAGTAACTATTTTccaaactgcgttacccactccagtcagcagatggcgatgagCGTCTTTCAGGTGATGCTTCTTGTGTGACGTATAATGGACTGGACGGGACCCTTCTTCAGGAAAAACAACACGGCTACTCTTTCAACCACCTCGGTAGCTTGCTAGCCAACATAAAACTGAAAGATTGACGCTTTACACCGTGTTTGTGTACATTAGCTAATCTCAGTGTTTTAAACGCATTTCTGTTGACTTATCATCTGATGACCTTTAACCTAATGTTCTTGTTAAATTTGACGTGTTAAAGATTGATACTGAGGTTAGCACGAGGCTAGTCGCTAAtgctaactaactagctaacatcCCTGACCATGAGTTCACTAAACTACTCCTCCCCTGCTAAAGAAGAGGAGgactgctggacggagaaagaagctctgggaCTGAACATTGTCGTGGAAGATGAgggtgttacagtgaaagaagaggaggctgttatagtgaaagaagaggaggctgttatagtgaaagaagaggaggctgttacagtgaaagaagaggaggctgttacagtgaaagaagaggaggctgttacagtgaaagaagaggaggctgttacagtgaaagaagaggaggctgttacagtgaaagaagaggaggctgttatagtgaaagaagaggaggctgttataatgaaagaagaggaggcttttatagtgaaagaagaggaggctgttattgtgaaagaagaagaggaggctgttattgtgaaagaagaagaggaggctgttattgtgaaagaagaagaggaggctgttatagtgaaagaagaagaggaggctgttatagtgaaagaagagaaagaacctTTTAGAGGAAAAGAGGATGCTATCTCAATAAAGGTGAAGGAGGAAAACGTTttgagagtgaaagaggagacagaatatcagattaacaccagtgagtactgtcttaaACAGGG is a genomic window of Oncorhynchus gorbuscha isolate QuinsamMale2020 ecotype Even-year unplaced genomic scaffold, OgorEven_v1.0 Un_scaffold_1404, whole genome shotgun sequence containing:
- the LOC124022482 gene encoding uncharacterized protein LOC124022482, whose protein sequence is MKRLSVLLVDCRKTTGLSGTVRGGEEKKGSDLTHQKIDQESDTEGMDEDSVSDQSFDSSAEEMFLEGKDPLLDHPSDSDWEPPLPRCPSPTGAGSSSRTPAVSGSTPTPALPGGKSVTKKWRWGRAIREEEGRWHSVLEEDVLPTPPVFRPKRPSGPQLDMTSKYSPMQLFHLFFTSAVVDSLVSNTNKYGAKKQAGKKEGWKPISSDPKVDEDNEKMRGTARFDRLCKIKPLYTSIVEACKTYFQPAQNISIDERTVASKARIGQKHYMHLRKRDVWACGTIRTNRVGFPKTKVNDMPKRAERGTMRWVREDGLLFVKWMDTREVAMCSTIHKSFSGDHVIRRVKDATGAWTTKNVPIPAAIKDYNQSMGGFQNGQKRCALGGVGP